The Rhodococcus sp. B50 DNA window CCTTCGACGCAGGAGCGTTCACCACGGGCTCGTCCGAATCGTCGACGACGATCCCGTGATCGGAGGCGAACGCCGCGAGTCCGTCCTGATAACCCTGACCGACGGCGTCGAGACGCCACCCGCTTCCGCGCCGGTACAGCGCGACCACCTGCAGGACGGTTTCGGTGGTCAGTCCGGGCGGGACGAACTCGAGCGCCTGACCCGGGCCACCGACCTCGACGCTGACACCCGGCACCTCACCGAAGGTGCGTCCTTGCGCTTCGGTGCTCGCGGCGACGAGCACCCGCTGAACATCCGACGGCACCGCGGTCAGGTCGACGGTGACGGAGGTGTCGGAGGTGAGGTGGACGCCCGGCGCCTTCGGGTTGTTGAAGAACACGAAGTCGTCGTCGTTGCGCACGCGGCCGTCGTCAGTGAGCAGGACGGCCATCAGGTCGACCACTCCGTCCACTGCGGAACCGAGCTTCACCTCGTATCGAAGATCGGTGAGATCCGTCTTCGATCCCTTCGCTACCTCGACCATGCAGTCCTCCTGTCCGTGCGAGCGGCAACGAGAAGTCTTCCTCGTTCGCTCCTCCACCATCGCATCCTTTACATTCGAGGCAGTCGGCAACGGGAGTCCCGCGGATGCGACAGGGACAGTGGAGGCGGTGGTGGCCGCTCGCGGCCGGAGCGGCGTTCGTCGTGCTGCTCGCCGCGGCGAACGTGATCCCGACCTGGCCCGGTTTGATCCATCTGATGGCCCTGCCGCCCCTGGACCAGTTCACCGACCTGCGGGTTCTGATGTCGCGGGCGTCGTCGTGGCCGGCCTTCCTGGTCTTGTTCGCTCTGGTGGCCGTAGCCCGGGTCGTGCTCATGGCATGGCTCCTGGGCGGACTCGACGCCCGGCGGCTGCGCTTCGCGGCTCTGTTCTATGCGGTCGCGTTCGGGCCGGTGCTGGTGGCGGCGTGCGCCGACGCGGGGGCATTCGCCGTTCTGTATGCCCGGATGTTCTGGCCCGCCGTCGCCCTCATTGCGATGATGGCGCTCGTCCTCGGACCGGTCCCTTGGCAGGGCCGATTCCGGTTGCGGGAGGCCGGCGCACTGACGTGGCGTCGTGGGCTGCGGATCGAAGTGATGGTGCCGTATTGCGCAGTCGTCGCGACGCTGGGTGTAGTGGCAGACCGGCTTCCCACCCTCACGGTGCCGCTCGTACCGGTCTCGGCCCTCGCGACCGGCCTGGCGATCGCGATGATGGATCGTCCCTCCCTGCGCAGACCGAGGTCGGTCCTGGCCGCGTTCGTCGCGGTGCTCGTCGCCGTGTCGATAACGTTCGTCACGACCCACGAGTCCGACAGGCCCGAACCCGGCCCGCCGCAGCCGGGTTCGCTGATGATCCTGTCCGGGATCAACTCGGCCTCGGGACAGGGCAGGATCCACGCGACGGACGTCCACCGCCTCGGTTACGACTGCGAGCAGGTGTACTACTTCTCGTATGCCGGACCGGGCGTCGGACAGCCGCAGCACGACGCGACCTGCCCGATCCGCACGGGTGCGCCCTACGGGCCGAGCGACACCCAACGTCCGTTCGAAGAGCAGGTCGACCTGTTCGCGCAGCAGGCGTCCGCGCTTCCTCGCCCGCTGACGGTCGCGGCGCATTCGCACGCCGTATGGGTGGTGTGGGAAGCGGTCACAACCGGGCGGGTCGGCGCCGACGTGCTCCTGCTGATCGGACCGTTTCCGAGCACCCCGACCGGCTACCCTCCCCCACATGTGAACGAGCCGGGGCGGGTCGTGGGCGACCTGCTGCGCGCCGCCGTCCCCGTCACCGACCTGTTCCGCCTGCACTTCGATCCCGAGACCCCCGCGGCTCGGGGACTGCTCGGCACCGCGGGGGCGGCCGAATCCATTCTCGCCCGGCCTCTCCCTGTGGGAGTCCGGGCGACGACCCTCCCGTCGGTCACCGACCTACCCCTGGCGAGCGAGTGGCACTTCGACGTCGAACGAAACGGATGCCCGGCCCGGACTGCCCACCCCAACCTTCCGTTGTCACCGGCCTTCGAGGACGCAGCCATCCGCTTCCTGAACAATCGCCCTCCTCCGCCGTGCCCAGCATGGCGGGGGTGGGTCGCGGCGATCGCGCGACCGTTGGGGATGCCCACGGCAGCGGCCACGATGGACCGGTTCACGTACAACCCCTGACACCGGCGCCGAAGCGCGCAGAGCCGAACCGAATCGAACAGTCGGAGCGATTTGACGCCGAGTACGGCGTTGTGTGCGAGAACCCGCCCGAGAATCGACAACCACGTCGGTTTCGATCACACCCGCTTCGGCGGGTCGGGACCGTCGAACCCGCGCGGCCCAGGAGCGTTGAGGTCGTAGCGAACTCCCACCATCCGGATCACGAAGCACAGCGCCGCGGCACCGAGCGCCGCCGGCAGGGTCGCCACGTCGAGACTCTCGCAGACGACGAGGACGGTCGCCGCAACCATCGCGGGGATGGCATAGAGCTCACTGTTCAACACGACCGGCACCCGACGGATCAGCACGTCGCGCAGCGTGCCGCCGCCGACGCCGGTGATCGTGCCGAGGATGATCGCCTGCACCGGACCGAGGCCGAAATCGAGTGCCTTGCCCGCTCCGGTGACGGCGAACAGGCTCAGACCGGCCGCGTCGAACATCGTGATGGGGGTGGCCAGTCGCTCCAGCTTGCGGGCGAAGAAGGCGAGGAGACTCCCCGCCGCGGCGACCGCGAGGTATCGCCAGTCGCTGAACGTCGCGGGTGGCAGGTCGTCGATGAGGATGTCGCGGATGATGCCGCCGCCCAGCGCGGTGATCATTCCGAGCGTCACGACGCCGACGATGTCGATGCGGGTGACGCGGACGGCGGTGAGCGCTCCGTTGAGGGCGAACGCGAACGTACCGAGCAGGTCGAGCACGAGCAGCGCCGTGCTCTGCGTGTTCACGTCCACGCGAGGCCTCCGCTCGTCACGCGTCTTCCAGGAACGTTCGCGCAGCGACGACCAGCGCTGTCGTCCCGGTGTCGAGAGTCGGCTGGATCAACGGGGCGAACGTCGCCGAGTGGTTGACCGGTACATCGTCGGCGATGCGTCCTTCGATTTCGGCCTGCCGGTAGAGATCGGGATCGACGCCACCGATCCCCCAGTAGGTGTAAGGAATGCCGAGGGCACGCGGGATGTCGCTGAAATCCTCGCTCGCCGTCTGCAGCGGAAGTTCGCCGGCGTCGTCCCCGAAGTGATCGGCAAACGCCGCAGCGACCTTCGCGGTGACCACGGGGTCGTTGTCCGTCATCGGGTACTGGTCGAACAGTTCGAACTCGGGGGGTCGCGGCGAGCGGGACGCCTCGCACTCGGCGACGACGATCCGCTTCACGGCGGCGAGAATCGAGCGGCGGGTGTTCTCGTCGTAGGTGCGGATGTTGAGCAGGATCGTCGCCTCGTCCGGGATGACGTTGCTCTTCGTCCCGGCCTGGACACTGCCGACGGTAAGCACCGCCGGCTCGCCGGGCTGTGTCTCGCGGGCGACGATCGTCTGCAGCCTGATGACGATCATGGCGGCGAGCACGACCGGGTCGACGGATGCCTGCGGCATCGACCCGTGCGCGCCTCGGCCGTGGACGGTGATGCGCATGCTGTCGGCGGCCGAGAGGGTCGGGCCGCTGCGCGTACCGACGAGACCGGCGGGAAAGGC harbors:
- a CDS encoding amidohydrolase; translated protein: MTLALQGLDEIRADQENFYRDLHAHPELSHQETRTAAEVAARLQAAGCEVHTDVGGTGVVGVLQNGDGPGVLLRADMDALPVREKTGLHYASAATATDADGNETPVMHACGHDVHVACLVGAVELLARSTEQWRGRLVAVFQPGEEVADGARRMVDDGLARIAGKVDVALCQHVLAFPAGLVGTRSGPTLSAADSMRITVHGRGAHGSMPQASVDPVVLAAMIVIRLQTIVARETQPGEPAVLTVGSVQAGTKSNVIPDEATILLNIRTYDENTRRSILAAVKRIVVAECEASRSPRPPEFELFDQYPMTDNDPVVTAKVAAAFADHFGDDAGELPLQTASEDFSDIPRALGIPYTYWGIGGVDPDLYRQAEIEGRIADDVPVNHSATFAPLIQPTLDTGTTALVVAARTFLEDA
- a CDS encoding trimeric intracellular cation channel family protein; amino-acid sequence: MNTQSTALLVLDLLGTFAFALNGALTAVRVTRIDIVGVVTLGMITALGGGIIRDILIDDLPPATFSDWRYLAVAAAGSLLAFFARKLERLATPITMFDAAGLSLFAVTGAGKALDFGLGPVQAIILGTITGVGGGTLRDVLIRRVPVVLNSELYAIPAMVAATVLVVCESLDVATLPAALGAAALCFVIRMVGVRYDLNAPGPRGFDGPDPPKRV